The following proteins are encoded in a genomic region of Lactiplantibacillus plantarum:
- a CDS encoding AI-2E family transporter, producing MFKRLKDSALLFWSLEILIVATLIWVCTNIGFLFQPIGTFLSVVFMPILISGFLFYMLNPLVKLLTKVHYKKFRISRTGAVAIVFVLLFGLLVWGAVSLLPRLVSQVTQLIYNLPSIATEMQKAATKLINNSSVLKRIDISSYTKQFNGEISKYSQNFLSSLSSSVVTVISTITSVTIMAITIPVVLFYMLKDSEKFIPAISRFLPKKQRPEVIGLLQKMGDTISSYISGQVIECLFVGTFTAIGYMLISQPYGLLLGVIAGLTNIIPYVGPYIGIAPSLIVAFTKSPMQVVYVIIVVVIVQQVDGNLIYPNIIGRTLKIHPLTIIILLLAAGNIAGILGMILAIPFYAVVRTVVIYLYNIVELRNEEHLRKQTTVYQPQPAKATKADLTTTTKSKK from the coding sequence GTGTTTAAGCGCCTAAAAGATTCGGCCTTGTTATTTTGGTCACTTGAAATTTTGATTGTGGCGACCTTGATCTGGGTCTGCACGAACATTGGTTTTTTGTTTCAGCCAATCGGCACGTTTTTAAGTGTCGTGTTCATGCCAATTTTGATTTCAGGATTTTTATTTTATATGTTGAATCCCTTGGTCAAGTTGTTGACTAAGGTTCATTACAAGAAGTTTCGGATTTCTCGAACCGGAGCTGTGGCTATCGTATTTGTGCTATTATTCGGGTTACTGGTGTGGGGAGCGGTTTCCCTATTGCCACGGTTAGTCAGTCAGGTGACACAACTGATTTATAACCTACCAAGTATTGCCACTGAGATGCAAAAAGCCGCTACTAAGCTGATCAATAATAGTTCGGTACTGAAAAGAATTGACATTAGCTCGTACACCAAGCAATTCAATGGTGAAATCAGTAAGTATTCTCAGAACTTTTTGTCATCATTATCAAGTAGTGTTGTTACGGTGATTTCCACGATTACGAGTGTGACGATTATGGCAATTACGATTCCAGTCGTATTGTTCTATATGTTGAAGGATAGTGAGAAATTCATTCCAGCTATCAGTCGGTTCTTACCGAAGAAACAGCGGCCTGAAGTCATTGGTTTACTACAAAAGATGGGCGACACGATTTCTAGTTATATCAGTGGTCAGGTTATTGAGTGTCTCTTCGTGGGGACGTTTACGGCGATTGGCTACATGTTGATCTCGCAACCATACGGGTTATTGCTTGGCGTGATTGCTGGATTGACGAACATTATTCCGTACGTAGGACCTTACATTGGGATCGCGCCATCACTCATCGTGGCCTTCACCAAGTCACCGATGCAGGTAGTGTACGTGATTATCGTAGTCGTGATTGTTCAACAGGTTGATGGGAACTTAATCTATCCCAACATTATTGGGCGGACACTCAAAATCCACCCGTTAACGATCATTATTTTATTACTAGCAGCGGGAAATATTGCCGGAATTCTTGGCATGATTTTAGCGATTCCGTTCTATGCTGTGGTCCGGACCGTGGTTATTTACCTCTATAATATTGTCGAGTTACGAAATGAGGAGCACTTGCGTAAGCAAACGACGGTCTATCAGCCGCAACCTGCTAAGGCGACTAAAGCAGACTTGACGACGACCACTAAATCAAAAAAGTAG
- the tagD gene encoding glycerol-3-phosphate cytidylyltransferase, with the protein MKKVITYGTFDLLHKGHIRLLKRARALGDHLTVCVSTDEFNAEKGKHAYTSYEDRKYILQAIRYVDEVLPEKSWDQKIRDVVDNDIDIFVMGDDWRGKFDFLKDYCEVVYLPRTEGISSTRIKHDLGMQSKD; encoded by the coding sequence TTGAAGAAAGTAATTACGTATGGGACATTCGATTTGTTGCATAAAGGCCATATTCGGTTGCTTAAGCGTGCACGGGCCTTGGGCGATCATTTGACCGTTTGCGTCTCGACCGACGAATTCAATGCTGAGAAGGGTAAGCATGCGTACACCTCGTATGAGGATCGTAAGTATATTTTGCAAGCCATTCGCTATGTCGATGAAGTGTTACCTGAGAAAAGCTGGGATCAAAAAATCCGGGATGTCGTTGATAACGATATTGATATTTTCGTGATGGGTGACGATTGGCGCGGCAAGTTTGATTTTCTAAAAGACTACTGCGAGGTGGTCTATTTGCCCCGTACTGAAGGCATCTCATCGACGCGTATCAAGCACGATTTAGGGATGCAATCCAAGGATTAA
- a CDS encoding gluconate:H+ symporter produces MPFVVLTLGILLLLLLIIKFKLNTYIALIVTAVVVGIGLGMPLTKIATSIQNGIGSQLGELALVFGFGAMLGRLVADAGGAYTISTTLLDIFGRKRLQIAIVVASFIIGIALFFEVGIVLLIPIVFAIAIEAQVPVLYLGIPMGAALSVTHGFLPPHPAPTAIATTLNANVGHVLLFGIIIAIPTVYIAGPLFSRWAQKMVPDAFTGKPHLPLSSNKRQFKVSEAPGFGLSVLTALFPVILMTITTVYELVVDHGVTPKNPSTLDQIIRLIGAPGIAMLISLLFALWSMGIHQHKTNKAITATIEDATKSIAMLLLIIGGGGAFKQILIDGGVGKAVAQLFSGSSISPLILGWLVAVILRVSLGSATVAALTAAGLVAPLMTQAGIDPALMVIAIGSGSVAASHVNDAGFWMFREYFDLTVKQTLLTWTMLETIIAVCGLGGVLALNAIFH; encoded by the coding sequence ATGCCATTTGTTGTTCTTACACTCGGCATCCTACTACTATTACTATTAATTATTAAATTCAAGCTGAATACCTATATTGCACTGATTGTTACGGCCGTCGTCGTCGGAATCGGACTAGGGATGCCATTAACTAAGATTGCTACTAGTATTCAGAACGGGATTGGCAGTCAACTGGGTGAGTTAGCACTAGTCTTCGGCTTCGGTGCCATGCTCGGCCGCTTAGTGGCCGATGCTGGTGGTGCTTACACGATTTCCACGACACTACTGGATATTTTTGGGCGCAAACGGCTACAAATTGCCATCGTAGTCGCCTCATTTATCATCGGGATTGCCCTCTTCTTCGAAGTCGGGATCGTCTTGTTGATTCCAATCGTCTTTGCCATTGCGATCGAAGCACAAGTTCCCGTTCTCTATCTGGGGATTCCCATGGGCGCCGCATTATCTGTCACTCACGGGTTCTTACCACCGCACCCGGCACCAACTGCAATTGCGACGACGCTAAATGCGAACGTGGGTCATGTGCTACTATTCGGGATCATTATTGCGATTCCAACTGTTTATATCGCAGGCCCGCTCTTTTCACGCTGGGCGCAAAAGATGGTTCCTGACGCATTCACCGGTAAACCACACCTGCCACTTAGCAGTAACAAACGTCAATTCAAAGTATCTGAAGCACCCGGGTTTGGACTCAGTGTCTTAACGGCGCTCTTCCCCGTGATTCTGATGACAATTACCACCGTCTACGAATTGGTCGTTGATCACGGTGTGACACCTAAAAACCCGTCAACCCTTGACCAAATCATTCGTTTGATTGGGGCACCCGGAATTGCCATGTTAATTTCACTATTATTCGCCCTCTGGTCAATGGGGATTCACCAACACAAGACCAATAAGGCCATCACGGCCACCATCGAAGATGCCACTAAGTCAATTGCCATGTTATTACTAATCATCGGTGGGGGTGGCGCCTTCAAACAGATCTTAATTGATGGGGGTGTTGGTAAGGCCGTGGCCCAGTTGTTCAGTGGCAGCAGCATCTCACCACTGATTCTTGGCTGGCTAGTCGCTGTCATCTTACGGGTCTCACTCGGCTCCGCTACCGTAGCGGCCCTCACGGCAGCCGGCCTAGTTGCGCCGTTAATGACGCAAGCTGGTATCGACCCCGCCCTGATGGTAATTGCCATCGGCTCTGGGAGTGTCGCCGCTTCTCACGTGAACGACGCTGGTTTCTGGATGTTCCGGGAATACTTCGACCTGACCGTCAAGCAAACGCTGCTTACATGGACGATGTTAGAAACGATCATCGCTGTCTGCGGTCTCGGAGGCGTGTTGGCGCTCAACGCCATCTTCCATTAA